The following are from one region of the Corynebacterium hindlerae genome:
- a CDS encoding type II toxin-antitoxin system Y4mF family antitoxin, which translates to MELIHETIRTRRKELDLTQEDLADLAQVSERLVRSIEAGKETVRVDKLRAVLAVLGLELTTVIHVPEALR; encoded by the coding sequence ATGGAACTAATCCACGAAACAATCAGAACAAGACGCAAAGAACTCGACCTCACCCAAGAAGATCTTGCGGACCTGGCACAGGTGAGTGAGCGACTAGTTAGGTCGATCGAAGCCGGTAAAGAAACGGTGCGCGTGGACAAGCTGCGCGCCGTGCTGGCGGTTCTTGGACTAGAGCTAACCACCGTCATTCACGTGCCTGAGGCGCTGCGATGA
- a CDS encoding exonuclease domain-containing protein, translating to MGLFEWLRSLFSSPKLAPRPSASTGPAFMVIDIETTGLSPKNDRILELALVRTDHFGRPLAEWSSRMNPEGPVGATHIHGITDDDVRNAPTFAHLAPFIASQLAGHALVCHNAKFDLAFLQNEFRRAGWDWPQTPHLCTLQASRSLLPQLHRYTLEACCHAAGFAHVDQHNALGDARATTRLLQTMLALDSKSKSVHQFHRLPNEARRVQWPTLPSRSPQRTPERKSLPKPPIRKQNSRKTEAAPLISQISASSVLEHVSNDNAANYVEVLLLALADHELTESESQALAELQQMSQLSDEEVTEIHRAVAASLADNAVADDIFSKHERTEIKTALMMLGIPEKLATRFFREAQKRRYVALSQGLPPLPDDWNVGEPLHVGDNVVFTGVDDALRSQLENQLKKAGVYLASGVSKKTVMLVTDGSFSGKKLDKATELGTRIVTPAEFEKLLTWIQPFEG from the coding sequence ATGGGATTATTTGAGTGGCTGCGCAGCCTGTTCTCTTCACCGAAACTAGCGCCAAGGCCGTCGGCAAGCACCGGTCCTGCATTCATGGTGATCGATATTGAAACCACCGGCCTTTCTCCAAAGAACGACCGAATTCTGGAATTAGCTCTGGTCAGAACGGATCACTTCGGTCGGCCGCTGGCGGAGTGGAGTTCGCGTATGAACCCGGAGGGGCCCGTCGGTGCTACTCACATTCACGGCATTACCGATGACGACGTGCGCAACGCCCCAACCTTTGCACACCTGGCTCCCTTCATTGCTTCACAACTTGCAGGTCATGCTTTGGTCTGTCACAACGCCAAGTTTGACCTTGCGTTTCTTCAGAACGAATTTCGGCGTGCAGGCTGGGATTGGCCTCAGACCCCACATTTGTGCACTCTGCAGGCCTCACGCTCGCTACTTCCCCAGCTGCACCGTTACACATTGGAAGCGTGTTGTCACGCCGCCGGTTTTGCACATGTTGATCAGCACAATGCACTTGGCGATGCGAGAGCAACAACTCGCCTACTCCAGACGATGCTGGCTCTCGACTCTAAAAGTAAATCCGTCCACCAATTCCACCGGCTGCCTAATGAAGCTCGACGAGTTCAATGGCCGACATTGCCCTCTCGTTCCCCTCAACGCACACCCGAACGGAAATCGCTCCCAAAGCCACCGATCAGGAAGCAGAACTCCAGGAAGACTGAAGCAGCCCCGCTCATTTCTCAGATCAGTGCTTCCTCCGTACTTGAGCATGTCTCCAATGACAACGCAGCCAACTACGTGGAAGTACTTCTTTTGGCCTTGGCTGACCATGAACTTACTGAAAGCGAATCTCAAGCACTGGCAGAACTACAACAAATGAGCCAACTGTCAGATGAAGAGGTGACAGAGATTCATCGCGCTGTTGCAGCCTCACTTGCCGATAATGCAGTTGCTGATGACATTTTTAGCAAGCACGAACGCACGGAGATTAAGACCGCCCTGATGATGCTTGGGATTCCCGAGAAGCTGGCAACAAGGTTTTTCCGTGAGGCACAAAAGCGCAGGTATGTCGCTCTGTCCCAGGGACTTCCTCCCTTGCCCGACGACTGGAATGTGGGCGAGCCGTTGCATGTCGGCGATAACGTAGTTTTCACGGGAGTAGACGATGCCCTGCGATCACAATTGGAGAATCAGCTTAAGAAAGCGGGCGTGTACCTCGCTTCAGGCGTTAGCAAGAAGACGGTCATGCTGGTGACCGACGGATCTTTTAGTGGCAAAAAGTTGGATAAAGCCACCGAGCTGGGCACCCGGATCGTGACGCCGGCTGAATTCGAAAAGCTCTTGACGTGGATTCAGCCATTTGAGGGATAA
- a CDS encoding DNA glycosylase AlkZ-like family protein, with product MLPFELQGMKPEEFRARRPIAQRLVPAFKLVTPLDAARWMLATQAQQYDSGVKALQARANADNFDGIVRCWSQRGTHHFLAAEDAPWMMRSCAPRAEAAAAKRRPGLGITSSDYARAKAAFHEALSSGPVPRKLAYEIMGFDGAQGSHLLRSFGSTGDVVQIDKDVFAFSGPGLDLEGDDALAELGTRYFHSRGPATVQDLAWWSGLTVRDAKRAASLARDVIQVGEHCMGAYQENVSLDGVLGNQLDLPAFDEYLLGYKDRSVVCPAELVPIVGPTKNGMCRPFRVVDGEVAVVG from the coding sequence GTGTTGCCATTTGAGCTCCAGGGCATGAAACCTGAGGAGTTTCGCGCCCGACGCCCTATCGCCCAGCGTCTGGTGCCTGCGTTCAAGCTGGTCACGCCCCTCGACGCTGCTCGCTGGATGCTTGCAACCCAGGCGCAACAGTACGATTCAGGTGTTAAGGCCCTGCAGGCGCGCGCTAACGCCGACAATTTCGATGGTATCGTCCGCTGCTGGTCGCAGCGCGGCACGCACCACTTCCTGGCCGCCGAGGACGCGCCGTGGATGATGCGGTCGTGCGCGCCCCGCGCGGAGGCAGCCGCCGCTAAACGACGCCCAGGCCTCGGCATCACTTCCTCTGATTATGCGCGCGCAAAGGCTGCTTTTCATGAGGCGCTGTCTTCCGGCCCGGTACCGCGTAAATTGGCCTATGAAATCATGGGGTTTGATGGTGCGCAGGGCTCTCATCTGCTGCGATCTTTCGGTTCTACGGGGGATGTGGTGCAGATCGACAAGGATGTGTTTGCATTTTCGGGGCCGGGCCTCGACTTGGAAGGCGATGATGCTCTGGCTGAACTCGGCACCCGGTATTTCCACTCCCGTGGTCCTGCGACAGTCCAGGATTTGGCCTGGTGGAGTGGGCTCACGGTGCGTGATGCGAAACGGGCAGCGAGCTTGGCGCGCGACGTGATCCAGGTGGGAGAGCATTGCATGGGAGCCTATCAGGAAAATGTGTCCTTGGATGGCGTCCTTGGAAACCAGCTTGACCTCCCGGCTTTCGACGAATACCTGCTCGGATACAAGGACCGCTCGGTGGTTTGTCCAGCAGAATTAGTACCCATTGTGGGGCCAACAAAGAACGGAATGTGCAGGCCGTTTCGGGTGGTCGATGGAGAGGTAGCGGTGGTGGGGTAA